In one window of Posidoniimonas corsicana DNA:
- a CDS encoding YybH family protein → MTRTTLMLTLAVSSALIGQHAYGDHAADEALIRKSVADYVGAFNRGDAAAVAALWSPEAVYTDPGSGEQLVGREAIKAQFSGVFASGDSPTLAATTDSIEFVSPNVAIERGTAVVKLLGDQQEETQYTAVYVRRDGKWLLDRVSEEQSEAASSNYDHLKELEWMIGEWVDRDDQAVVATSCQWTKNRNFITRMFGVSIGDRTDFSGLQIIGWDPAAKQLRSWVFDSDGGFGQGAWTRKGDSWHIHTTGVAPDGSQSSALNVITRVDDNTLTWQSLDRKAGGELLPNVDEVVVVRQTDAE, encoded by the coding sequence ATGACGCGAACAACGCTGATGTTGACGCTTGCGGTGTCGAGTGCGCTGATCGGCCAGCACGCCTACGGCGATCACGCGGCGGACGAAGCCCTGATCAGGAAGTCGGTCGCGGACTACGTGGGCGCCTTCAACCGTGGGGACGCGGCCGCGGTGGCCGCGCTGTGGTCGCCAGAGGCAGTCTACACAGACCCGGGCAGCGGCGAGCAGCTCGTCGGGCGTGAGGCGATCAAAGCTCAGTTCTCGGGTGTTTTTGCTTCTGGCGACAGCCCAACCCTTGCCGCCACCACCGATTCCATCGAGTTTGTTTCGCCGAACGTCGCCATCGAGCGAGGGACCGCGGTCGTCAAGCTGCTGGGCGATCAGCAGGAGGAGACTCAGTACACGGCTGTTTACGTCAGGCGTGACGGGAAGTGGCTGCTCGACCGAGTCTCGGAGGAGCAATCAGAGGCCGCAAGCTCCAACTACGACCACCTCAAAGAGCTCGAATGGATGATTGGCGAGTGGGTCGACCGCGACGATCAGGCCGTTGTTGCGACCTCCTGCCAGTGGACCAAGAACCGCAACTTCATCACCCGCATGTTCGGGGTCAGTATTGGTGACCGCACCGACTTCTCGGGGCTGCAGATCATTGGCTGGGACCCCGCCGCGAAGCAGCTCAGGTCGTGGGTGTTCGACTCCGACGGTGGGTTCGGGCAAGGCGCCTGGACGCGGAAGGGCGATTCTTGGCACATCCACACCACCGGCGTGGCGCCGGATGGCAGCCAGTCGTCGGCGTTGAACGTCATTACCCGCGTGGACGACAACACCCTCACCTGGCAGTCGCTCGACCGCAAGGCAGGCGGTGAGCTGCTCCCCAACGTCGACGAGGTGGTCGTCGTTCGGCAGACGGACGCGGAGTAG